A stretch of the Dyella telluris genome encodes the following:
- a CDS encoding DUF2884 family protein, whose product MRLRHLSVLLGFSAASMALHAQDLATTCHATSSYDLTVAPDHLQFDRAQPSPKVVVLHDGSLRTDGAAVSMRPDDEDRLSLFERDLRALVPRAKAVAANGVDMLAAAMHDEGTRLQLDAATRAELDRRVASRAAELKQRIAASNSTHDWQGNLADQYANQLAADLMPLLANDLGQQAMNAAMTGDLQAAASLRDTAADLTTQLRPRLEQRMQALSPQIKALCPSVQRLAELQQGLRGAGGQPLNLLEVGQ is encoded by the coding sequence ATGCGCCTGCGCCACCTCTCCGTTCTCCTGGGCTTTTCGGCCGCCAGCATGGCGCTGCACGCCCAGGACCTGGCCACGACCTGCCACGCCACCAGCAGCTACGACCTGACCGTGGCCCCCGATCACCTCCAGTTCGACCGGGCGCAGCCGTCGCCGAAGGTGGTGGTGCTGCACGATGGCAGCCTGCGCACCGATGGTGCGGCGGTATCCATGCGTCCGGACGACGAAGACCGGCTGTCGCTGTTTGAGCGAGACCTGCGCGCCCTGGTGCCGCGGGCGAAGGCGGTGGCTGCCAACGGCGTGGACATGCTGGCCGCCGCCATGCACGACGAGGGCACCCGTCTGCAACTGGATGCCGCCACGCGGGCGGAACTTGACCGCCGGGTGGCCAGTCGCGCCGCTGAGCTGAAGCAGCGCATCGCCGCCAGCAACAGCACGCACGACTGGCAGGGCAACCTGGCCGACCAGTACGCCAACCAGCTCGCCGCCGACCTGATGCCCCTGCTGGCCAACGATCTGGGCCAGCAGGCCATGAACGCCGCCATGACCGGCGACCTGCAGGCCGCGGCCAGCCTGCGCGACACCGCCGCGGACCTCACCACCCAGCTGCGGCCGCGCCTGGAGCAGCGCATGCAGGCGCTGTCACCCCAGATCAAGGCGTTGTGTCCGTCGGTTCAGCGCCTGGCCGAGTTGCAGCAGGGCCTGCGCGGTGCGGGCGGGCAACCGCTGAATCTGCTCGAGGTGGGGCAGTAA
- a CDS encoding PA2169 family four-helix-bundle protein, which translates to MSRAPHYNALIRRGIDDRALYRRALSQVREPGLQALLGENLQTLDALIGDLQAHVHAAGRTPARHGTLAGAIRSVLADMAVGMAGNRDSAWVHYLARNECALLHVFEQQLARASDDSARVLRVQLSRLHGIHKDMHCLAGTTHG; encoded by the coding sequence GTGTCGCGCGCACCACACTACAACGCCCTGATCCGTCGGGGCATCGATGACCGTGCCCTGTATCGCCGGGCCCTGTCGCAAGTCCGAGAGCCCGGCCTGCAGGCGCTGCTGGGTGAGAATCTTCAGACCCTGGATGCCCTCATCGGCGACCTGCAGGCGCACGTCCACGCCGCCGGGCGCACCCCGGCCCGCCACGGCACGCTGGCGGGCGCCATCCGCAGCGTGCTTGCTGATATGGCCGTGGGCATGGCGGGCAATCGCGATTCGGCCTGGGTGCACTACCTGGCTCGCAACGAATGCGCCCTGCTGCATGTGTTCGAACAGCAGCTGGCGCGGGCGTCGGACGATTCGGCGCGTGTGCTGAGAGTCCAGTTGTCCCGCCTGCACGGCATCCACAAGGATATGCACTGCCTGGCTGGCACCACCCACGGTTGA
- a CDS encoding DUF924 family protein, with translation MISTPADVLDFWFEPATEAHWFARSHAFDDAVRERFGATLEAARRGDLDAWANTPEGWLALLIVRDQFSRNVYRNDHRAWSTDAGTQAIALAGIARGYDQALSPLQRLFAYLPLEHAEDLALQQHCVSLFERLAAEQPEAARARFKDFLDYARQHHDVIKRFGRFPHRNAVLGRADTPAEQAYLSTPGTGF, from the coding sequence GTGATTTCGACTCCTGCCGACGTGCTGGACTTCTGGTTCGAGCCTGCCACCGAGGCGCACTGGTTCGCGCGCAGCCACGCGTTCGATGACGCTGTTCGCGAGCGTTTTGGCGCCACGCTGGAGGCGGCGCGCCGGGGCGATCTCGACGCCTGGGCCAATACCCCCGAGGGCTGGCTGGCGCTGCTGATCGTGCGTGACCAGTTCAGTCGCAATGTTTATCGCAATGATCACCGGGCGTGGTCCACCGATGCCGGCACGCAGGCCATCGCGCTGGCGGGCATTGCACGCGGGTATGACCAGGCCCTGTCGCCGCTCCAGCGCCTCTTTGCCTACCTGCCGCTGGAGCACGCGGAAGATCTTGCCTTGCAACAGCACTGCGTGAGCCTGTTCGAGAGGCTGGCGGCGGAGCAGCCCGAGGCTGCGCGCGCCCGCTTCAAGGACTTCCTTGATTACGCCCGGCAGCACCACGATGTGATAAAGCGGTTCGGCAGGTTTCCGCACCGCAACGCCGTCCTTGGACGTGCGGATACGCCAGCGGAGCAGGCCTATCTGTCCACCCCGGGCACCGGCTTCTGA
- a CDS encoding DUF2845 domain-containing protein, whose protein sequence is MRRYLLLALLLLSASAYASNTYRVGSSVLTVGDSAVRAMQLMGQPDFKEPVQSDFGGYQGERWQYLRDDGRVVIITIINGKVAEIADRSR, encoded by the coding sequence ATGCGCCGCTATCTCCTCCTTGCCCTGCTGCTGTTGAGTGCTTCCGCTTATGCGAGCAACACCTATCGCGTGGGCAGCTCGGTGCTCACCGTCGGTGACAGCGCCGTGCGCGCCATGCAGCTGATGGGCCAACCGGATTTCAAGGAGCCGGTCCAGAGCGACTTCGGCGGTTACCAGGGCGAGCGCTGGCAGTACCTGCGCGACGATGGGCGCGTGGTCATCATCACCATCATCAACGGCAAGGTCGCGGAGATTGCCGACCGCTCGCGTTGA
- a CDS encoding DUF2845 domain-containing protein has protein sequence MRRYLVLGGLLLTCAVHAGSGTLRVGSQVLVVGDSATRVIELLGKPSYRGHAKAAPSQRKSGKKGSKASTSGGEQWQYRQGNRLVTITLADGKITGIRDDGR, from the coding sequence ATGCGTCGATACCTGGTCTTGGGTGGGCTCCTGCTCACCTGTGCGGTTCACGCCGGCAGCGGCACCCTGCGCGTCGGCAGCCAGGTGCTGGTGGTGGGCGACAGCGCCACGCGTGTCATCGAGCTGCTGGGCAAACCGTCCTATCGCGGTCACGCCAAGGCCGCTCCAAGCCAGCGCAAGAGCGGCAAGAAGGGCAGCAAGGCGAGCACCTCCGGTGGCGAGCAGTGGCAGTACCGGCAGGGCAACCGTCTGGTCACCATCACCCTGGCGGACGGCAAGATCACCGGCATTCGCGACGACGGCCGCTGA
- a CDS encoding low temperature requirement protein A, translating to MSNVPPAAEHASPSLLRLRQPGAHGKVTNIELFFDLVFVYAVTQLSHTLLHDLSVMGAVRVLLLFLAVWWVWIFTGWIANWLDPERLAVRLLVLALMFAGLLLSTALPEAFDGRGKVFAMAYVAMQVGRSLFMVWALRHASQSARFNFYRITTWLAVTGVLWLVGAFADGHARLAWWAVALGIEYMGPAAFFYVPGLGQSSTREWDVEGGHMAERCSLFVIIALGESVVVMGSTFADSARTPDLWLTCVTAFIGCVAMWWIYFDMGVERGSRSIRHSADPGRTARIAYTYLHLLIVAGIIVSAVGDELSLTHPHAAPDTAQVAVLLGGPALYLLGNALFKQAANQTNVPLSHLAGLGLLALLLWPAHAMTVMSLATATTVVLVVVAVWESLSLRDLRRELYGATEE from the coding sequence ATGTCCAACGTGCCCCCAGCGGCCGAGCACGCCTCGCCCAGCCTGCTGCGCCTGCGTCAGCCCGGCGCCCACGGCAAGGTCACCAACATCGAGTTGTTCTTCGACCTGGTGTTCGTCTATGCGGTGACGCAGCTCTCGCACACCCTGTTGCACGACCTGAGCGTGATGGGCGCGGTGCGCGTGCTGTTGCTGTTCCTGGCCGTGTGGTGGGTGTGGATTTTCACCGGCTGGATCGCCAACTGGCTGGACCCCGAGCGCCTGGCTGTACGCCTGCTGGTGCTGGCGCTGATGTTCGCCGGACTGTTGCTGTCCACCGCGTTGCCCGAGGCATTCGACGGGCGCGGCAAGGTATTTGCCATGGCCTACGTGGCCATGCAGGTGGGGCGTTCGCTGTTCATGGTCTGGGCCCTGCGCCATGCCAGCCAGTCCGCGCGCTTCAACTTCTATCGCATCACGACATGGCTGGCCGTCACTGGCGTGCTGTGGCTGGTGGGCGCGTTTGCCGATGGCCATGCGCGCCTCGCATGGTGGGCCGTGGCGCTGGGCATCGAGTACATGGGGCCGGCGGCGTTCTTCTACGTGCCCGGGCTGGGCCAGTCCTCCACCCGCGAATGGGACGTGGAAGGCGGCCATATGGCGGAGCGCTGCAGCCTGTTCGTGATCATCGCGCTGGGTGAATCGGTGGTGGTGATGGGCAGCACGTTCGCGGACAGTGCACGCACGCCGGATCTCTGGCTCACCTGCGTCACGGCCTTCATCGGTTGCGTGGCCATGTGGTGGATCTACTTCGACATGGGCGTGGAACGGGGCAGTCGCTCGATTCGCCATTCGGCCGATCCGGGACGTACCGCGCGCATCGCCTATACCTACCTGCATCTGCTGATCGTCGCCGGCATCATCGTCAGCGCGGTGGGTGACGAACTGAGCCTGACGCATCCGCACGCAGCACCGGACACGGCCCAGGTGGCCGTGCTGCTGGGCGGCCCGGCGCTCTATCTGCTGGGCAATGCCTTGTTCAAGCAGGCGGCCAACCAGACCAACGTGCCGCTGTCCCATCTCGCAGGACTCGGCCTGCTGGCGTTGCTGTTGTGGCCCGCGCACGCGATGACGGTGATGTCGCTGGCCACGGCCACCACCGTGGTGCTGGTGGTGGTCGCGGTGTGGGAGAGTCTTTCGCTGCGCGACCTGCGGCGCGAGCTGTACGGCGCAACGGAGGAGTAA
- a CDS encoding 2-dehydropantoate 2-reductase, with protein MSVHALPRIAIYGAGSVGGYLAARLHEHARITCIGRRRVIDAWRIHGGLDWSDLRGGHEHVATRDVELQVDPFAAAKAHLVLVTVKSAATETVAQELAGIIAPGVPVVSFQNGLHNAAILRDALPGHPVLAGMVPFNVLQRIPGDFHQGSGGELMVEAHDSLAAFFPVFEASGLPLMARPDMPAVLAAKLLLNLNNAINALANVPLKDELSQRDWRRCLALAQREALAVFAAAQVQPAKLTPLRPQWLPRVLEMPDSWFRRLASRLLAIDPVARSSMWEDLERGRPTEVDAINGEVVRIAARHGVTAPVNARLVALIHEAEQARRTWSAQALLAELHGVQVPTAA; from the coding sequence ATGAGCGTGCACGCCCTGCCCCGCATTGCCATCTATGGCGCGGGCAGCGTCGGCGGCTATCTCGCGGCGCGGCTGCATGAGCATGCGCGCATTACCTGCATCGGCCGGCGACGCGTCATCGATGCATGGCGTATCCACGGCGGCCTGGACTGGAGCGATCTGCGCGGCGGGCACGAGCACGTGGCCACGCGCGACGTCGAGCTGCAGGTGGATCCATTCGCCGCCGCCAAGGCACACCTGGTGCTGGTCACCGTGAAGTCGGCCGCCACGGAAACCGTTGCTCAGGAGCTGGCGGGCATCATTGCACCCGGCGTGCCGGTGGTGAGCTTCCAGAACGGCCTGCACAACGCCGCCATCCTGCGCGACGCGCTGCCGGGACACCCGGTGCTGGCCGGCATGGTGCCGTTCAACGTGCTGCAGCGCATACCCGGCGATTTCCATCAGGGTTCCGGCGGCGAACTGATGGTGGAGGCACACGATTCGCTGGCGGCGTTTTTCCCGGTTTTCGAGGCGTCCGGCCTGCCCCTGATGGCGCGCCCCGACATGCCCGCGGTGCTGGCGGCCAAGCTGCTGCTGAACCTCAACAACGCCATCAATGCACTGGCCAACGTGCCCCTGAAGGACGAGCTGTCGCAACGCGACTGGCGACGCTGTCTGGCATTGGCCCAGCGCGAAGCACTCGCGGTCTTCGCCGCCGCACAGGTCCAGCCCGCGAAGCTCACCCCCCTGCGCCCGCAATGGTTGCCGCGCGTGCTGGAAATGCCGGACAGCTGGTTCCGCCGTCTCGCGTCGCGCCTGCTGGCCATCGACCCGGTGGCGCGTTCGTCCATGTGGGAAGACCTGGAGCGCGGCCGGCCCACGGAAGTGGATGCAATCAACGGCGAGGTGGTGCGCATCGCTGCACGGCATGGCGTGACCGCCCCGGTGAACGCACGGCTGGTGGCCTTGATTCATGAAGCCGAACAGGCGCGGCGTACGTGGAGCGCGCAGGCGCTGCTGGCGGAGTTGCATGGTGTGCAGGTTCCGACTGCCGCCTGA
- a CDS encoding FAD-binding dehydrogenase, with translation MRDGCDVVVVGAGLAGLVAATELADAGKRVLVLDQEPEQSLGGQAFWSFGGLFFVDSPEQRRMGVRDSHALALADWMGTAAFDRPEDAWPRRWAEAYVDFAAGEKRAWLHAMGMRWFPVVGWAERGGHGSVGHGNSVPRFHVTWGTGPGVIEPFVRRAREAQAKGLLKFGFRHRVDELMVEGGAVTGVRGNVLAADGMARGKPSSRDVLHGFEQHAQAVIVASGGIGGNHALVRQNWPERLGPPPAHMLCGVPAHVDGRMLGITEHAGARLINRDRMWHYVEGIENWSPIWPRHAIRILPGPSSFWFDATGNRLPGPLWPGFDTLGTLEHLRRTGHDYSWFILDQQIIRREFALSGSEQNPDLTGKSWRQVAKRAVGKGAPAPVEAFKQHGRDFIVRDTLEDLVAGMNALAGNTLLDVAHIRREIEARDRQFDNPFAKDSQVMAIHNARRYRGDKLVRVAKPHRLLDAANGPLIGVRLNILTRKTLGGLETDLDARVLGHDGAPLPGLYAVGEAAGFGGGGLHGYRALEGSFLGGCLFSGRIAGRAAAKAVA, from the coding sequence ATGCGGGACGGGTGCGATGTGGTCGTGGTGGGAGCCGGCCTCGCAGGGCTGGTGGCCGCCACGGAACTGGCCGATGCCGGCAAGCGTGTGCTGGTGCTGGACCAGGAACCGGAACAAAGCCTGGGGGGGCAGGCGTTCTGGTCATTCGGAGGACTGTTTTTCGTCGACTCGCCGGAACAACGGCGCATGGGCGTGCGCGATTCGCACGCGCTGGCGCTCGCCGACTGGATGGGTACGGCGGCGTTCGATCGTCCCGAGGATGCGTGGCCGCGCCGCTGGGCCGAAGCCTACGTGGATTTCGCCGCTGGTGAAAAACGCGCCTGGCTGCACGCCATGGGCATGCGCTGGTTTCCGGTGGTGGGCTGGGCCGAACGTGGCGGCCACGGTTCCGTGGGCCACGGCAATTCCGTACCGCGGTTCCACGTGACCTGGGGCACCGGCCCCGGTGTGATCGAACCGTTCGTGCGACGCGCGCGTGAAGCGCAGGCGAAGGGCCTGCTGAAGTTTGGTTTCCGCCATCGCGTGGATGAGCTGATGGTGGAAGGCGGCGCCGTGACCGGCGTGCGCGGCAACGTGCTGGCGGCCGACGGCATGGCGCGCGGCAAGCCCAGCTCGCGCGACGTGCTGCATGGCTTCGAACAACACGCGCAGGCGGTGATCGTGGCCTCCGGCGGCATCGGCGGCAATCACGCACTGGTGCGGCAGAACTGGCCCGAACGCCTGGGTCCGCCGCCGGCGCACATGCTGTGCGGCGTACCTGCGCACGTGGACGGCCGCATGCTGGGCATCACTGAACATGCCGGTGCGCGCCTGATCAACCGCGACCGCATGTGGCACTACGTGGAAGGCATCGAGAACTGGAGCCCGATCTGGCCCCGACATGCGATCCGCATTCTTCCGGGCCCGTCGTCGTTCTGGTTCGACGCCACCGGCAACCGCCTGCCGGGCCCGCTGTGGCCGGGATTCGACACACTGGGCACGCTGGAACACCTGCGCCGCACCGGCCACGACTACAGCTGGTTCATCCTCGACCAGCAGATCATCCGGCGCGAGTTCGCGCTGTCGGGCTCGGAACAGAACCCCGACCTCACCGGCAAGAGCTGGCGGCAAGTGGCCAAACGCGCGGTCGGCAAGGGCGCGCCGGCGCCGGTGGAGGCTTTCAAGCAGCACGGCCGCGATTTCATCGTGCGCGATACGCTGGAGGATCTGGTCGCCGGCATGAATGCACTGGCCGGCAATACGCTGCTCGACGTAGCGCATATCCGGCGCGAGATCGAAGCGCGCGACCGCCAGTTCGACAATCCGTTTGCGAAGGACAGCCAGGTGATGGCCATCCACAACGCACGTCGCTATCGCGGCGACAAGCTGGTGCGCGTGGCCAAACCGCATCGACTGCTGGATGCCGCGAACGGTCCGCTGATCGGCGTACGCCTGAACATCCTGACGCGCAAGACGCTGGGCGGCCTGGAAACCGACCTGGACGCACGCGTGCTCGGTCATGACGGCGCGCCGCTGCCCGGCCTTTACGCGGTGGGCGAAGCGGCAGGCTTCGGTGGTGGCGGGCTGCACGGTTATCGCGCACTGGAAGGCAGTTTCCTCGGTGGCTGCCTGTTCTCCGGCCGCATCGCCGGTCGTGCCGCGGCCAAGGCCGTCGCATGA
- a CDS encoding DUF2884 family protein, translating to MRTTLMACALATGWALVGTAQAGGVDVHDDRCGYSTDYDVQVMPDGVAFHRDNGKPADVFMHDGHLRVDGRNVAVNNDDALRLRDYERQVRQLLPDVASVARDGVNMGFAAMRTVLMTFAENDDERHRLVGRLDDNHRQALARIDNGLGKGVWKVTDMERVVEKSIETSVSDLVAKVAGEAVEAALTGDGDRVAALEARASTLDQSLDREMGRRSGELGRRAEALCPKLGSLDALQQQFQFRLPDGSRLQLLDDDKDNKKLITATDSARAGRGDLVH from the coding sequence ATGCGTACCACCTTGATGGCTTGCGCACTGGCGACGGGATGGGCGCTGGTTGGCACTGCCCAGGCAGGCGGTGTCGACGTGCACGACGACCGGTGCGGTTACTCCACGGATTACGACGTGCAGGTCATGCCTGATGGCGTCGCCTTTCATCGCGACAACGGCAAGCCGGCCGATGTGTTCATGCATGACGGTCACCTGCGCGTGGACGGTCGCAACGTGGCGGTGAACAACGACGATGCGTTGCGCCTGCGCGATTACGAACGGCAGGTTCGCCAGTTGCTCCCTGATGTGGCGAGTGTGGCGCGCGACGGCGTCAACATGGGTTTCGCGGCGATGCGCACCGTGTTGATGACGTTTGCCGAGAACGATGACGAGCGTCATCGCCTGGTCGGCCGCCTCGACGACAACCATCGCCAGGCACTCGCGCGTATCGACAACGGCCTGGGCAAGGGCGTGTGGAAAGTGACCGACATGGAGCGGGTGGTCGAGAAGAGCATCGAGACATCGGTATCGGATCTGGTGGCCAAGGTGGCTGGCGAGGCAGTGGAAGCCGCGCTGACCGGCGACGGAGACCGGGTGGCGGCGCTGGAGGCACGCGCCAGCACGCTCGACCAGAGCCTGGATCGCGAAATGGGCCGGCGTTCGGGCGAACTCGGTCGCCGTGCCGAGGCGTTGTGCCCGAAGCTGGGTTCGCTCGATGCCCTGCAGCAACAGTTCCAGTTTCGCCTGCCGGACGGCTCGCGCCTGCAACTGCTCGACGATGACAAGGACAACAAGAAGCTGATAACAGCCACGGATAGTGCGCGCGCCGGAAGAGGCGACCTCGTTCACTGA
- a CDS encoding mechanosensitive ion channel family protein translates to MHQLLARLPLSEGSINTIINLVLALLLLLIGLWLAARVANVARRAMQRASLDETLIGFLRNVIYGVLIAVLIVMVLQQAGVPSAPLVAALGAGGLAIGLALQGSLSNLAWGVLLILFRPLRVGDYIRAGGVEGTVAGVSLMYTLLVMPDNREAAVPNAKIGSDAIINFNRRGTRRFELKVGIGYKDDMGKAMDLVRELFAADARILRDPEPGVWLDSLGDGAVVLVMRAHTRVADSWPAQTDFLRAVKERFEASGINMAVPQREVTVVRGILPEQTT, encoded by the coding sequence ATGCATCAACTTCTGGCCCGCCTGCCGCTTTCCGAAGGCTCCATCAACACGATCATCAACCTCGTTCTGGCGCTATTGCTGCTGCTGATCGGCCTGTGGCTGGCCGCACGCGTAGCCAACGTCGCGCGCCGCGCGATGCAGCGCGCCAGCCTCGATGAAACCCTGATCGGCTTCCTGCGCAACGTGATCTACGGCGTGCTGATCGCGGTGCTTATCGTGATGGTGCTGCAGCAGGCCGGCGTGCCTTCGGCGCCGCTGGTGGCCGCGCTGGGAGCCGGCGGCCTCGCCATCGGCCTGGCCTTGCAGGGCTCGCTCAGCAATCTCGCGTGGGGCGTGCTGCTGATCCTGTTCCGGCCACTGCGCGTGGGCGACTACATCCGCGCCGGCGGCGTGGAGGGCACGGTGGCAGGCGTGAGCCTGATGTACACGCTGCTGGTGATGCCGGACAACCGCGAAGCCGCGGTGCCCAACGCCAAGATCGGCTCCGACGCCATCATCAATTTCAATCGTCGCGGCACGCGACGTTTCGAGCTCAAGGTGGGCATTGGCTACAAGGACGATATGGGCAAGGCGATGGACCTGGTCCGCGAGCTGTTCGCTGCCGACGCGCGCATCCTGCGCGATCCCGAGCCTGGCGTATGGCTGGACAGCCTGGGTGACGGCGCGGTGGTGCTGGTGATGCGGGCGCATACCCGTGTTGCCGATTCGTGGCCCGCCCAGACCGATTTCCTGCGCGCCGTGAAGGAGCGATTCGAGGCCTCGGGCATCAACATGGCGGTGCCCCAGCGCGAGGTGACGGTGGTGCGGGGAATCCTGCCGGAGCAGACCACCTGA